From the genome of Musa acuminata AAA Group cultivar baxijiao unplaced genomic scaffold, Cavendish_Baxijiao_AAA HiC_scaffold_780, whole genome shotgun sequence:
AAACAGGCATAGGTCAAATAAATGGTATTCCCGTAGCAATTGGCGTTATGGATTTTCAGTTTATGGGAGGTAGTATGGGATCCGTAGTAGGCGAGAAAATTACTCGTTTGATCGAGTATGCTACTAATCGATCTCTACCTGTCATTATTGTGTGTGCTTCTGGAGGAGCACGCATGCAAGAAGGAAGTTTGAGCTTGATGCAAATGGCTAAAATATCTTCTGCTTCATCTAATTATCAATCAGATAAAAAGTTATTCTATGTATCAATTCTTACATCTCCTACAACTGGTGGAGTAACAGCCAGTTTTGGTATGTTGGGGGATATCATTATTGCTGAACCTAACGCCTACATTGCATTTGCGGGTAAAAGAGTAATtgaacaaacattaaaaaaggtaatacCTGAAGGTTCACAAGTGTCTGAGTATTTATTCCATAAAGGTTTATTCGACCCAATAGTACCACGTAATCTTTTAAAAGGTGTTCTGGGTGAGTTATTTCAGCTCCACGGTTTCTTTCCCTTGAATCCAAGTTCAAAAATGTAAAGTATAGCACTAGATTCAGTTATTTTATTTGTAGCGAACAAGTATTTAATTCGTCGTAATCAGGTGTTTTCTTTGGTGACATAAGTTCTCCTTGTAATAAGAGACAGAGGTTtcggataatttttattttatattttattatattttatttattatattttagaatatagaatatatagttttagaatatagaatatatagtttctatctagtcattttctatctaatcatatagaattatagttgatattacttattacttataaataaatattataaataaataatatttattataattttttataatatatttataatataataatggcttgatataatataataatggcttgatattacttataatagatatatcataagtaatagatatatcataagaagatatctttctaatagatagaaatattaaaacagatagaaatattaaattgAGGCACCTATTCTATGACAGATCCCAACTTACCCTCTATTTTTGTGCCTTTAGTGGGCCTAGTATTTCCGGCAATTGCAATGGTTTCCTTATTTCTTCATGTCCAAAAAAATAAGATTGTCTAGACCCAATGGGACCGaatcttatcaatttatttcaacaCTGGATGATAATACAGATATTTATCTCGTGTAATATGGTATGATATGTGGCTCTTTCCGAACACACAAATGAAAGAATCGTTATGCGGATATATGATATCTGCATAAATGCATGTATATGTGAATATAGCTGGTTCAAAATGGATTAgtgaatattttaaatagaaaGTCAATGTATCTAACCAATTACTCTCCTAATGTTTCACATCAGAATAGTGCTAGTTGATGAAAGTTACTTCGGGATCAAGAAAGGTAAAGTCAAATTTATTTGGGTTATTCGCTCAATTCCAATCGAATGCACTGGATCTAGTATAGTATGAATTGGCGATCAGAACATATATGGATAGAACTTATAACGGGGTCTCGAAAAACGAGTAATTTTTGCTGGGCctgtatcctttttttaggttCACTAGGATTCTTAGTGGTTGGAACTTCCAGTTATCTTGGTAGGAATTTGATACCCGTATTTACATCTcagcaaatcattttttttccacAAGGGATCGTGATGTCTTTCTACGGGATCGCGGGTCTATTCATTAGCTCGTATTTGTGGTGCACAATTTCGTGGAATGTAGGTAGCGGTTATGACCGATtcgatagaaaagaaggaatagtGTGTATTTTTCGCTGGGGATTTCCTGGAATAAATCGTCGCATCTTCCTTCGCTTCTTTATGAGAGATATCCAATCAATCAGAATAGAGGTTAAAGAGGGTCTTTATACTCGTCGTGTCCTTTATATGGAAATCAGAGGCCAAGGAGCCATTCCCTTGACTCGtactgatgagaattttactccaCGAGAAATTGAACAAAAAGCTGCCGAATTGGCCTATTTCTTGCGCGTACCAATTGAAGTATTTTGAAACGAACTGAAGtgaagaataaaatgaagaataaatattttctcaagaTGGGGGAAGGAACTTGCTAATTCCTCTTTTAATACAACTGAAGTTTCTTCATTCTTTTATACTAGAAAAAGGTCTAATCTAACTAACGAATCTAATCTAATAAGTATAGATATAAATTCATCAAACCTATCCGAACATGTATTTCGTAATACAGAATTCATCTTTTTAGGCCCAAGATTTGGAATTGATACCCTTTTCTGGTTAGACGGTGAAACATTTCGAAAGAATTAATTGATCCAGGGGGAGTTTTTTCGTCTCGAAACTCGATTCGTTACTTCAAGTGGGTTTTCGAGTATTCATCGAAAGgaacaaatgaaaataaaattggttcaaatttgcccaattgagatatctggaataatatttatttctttttttctcattttcatccgaaaagaactcttattctatgtctatattccttctaaatcaaaaaaaaaataaaattattacacaATAATAGGAAAGGAATAGACCCATAGGTCAATACCTTGTTATACAACTCGTGCTTCAAAGAAATATCAGATCAGATAGAGTCAACGAATGAAGCAGGTTCATTAACAATTcaattcacagaaaaaaaaaaatgaaaaaaaagaaagcatcgGCCTCCCTCCCATATCTCGCATCTATAGTATTTTTGCCCTGgtgggtctctttctcatttaataaatgtctggaaccttgggttactaattggtggaataccaggcaatccgaaaattttttgaatcatattcaagagaaaaacgtTCTGGAAAGATTCATAGAATTAGAAGAACTATTCCTATTGGACGAAATGATAAAGGAGTACCCGGAAACGCATATACAAAAACTTCATATAGAAATACACAAGGAAACAATACAATTAGTCAAAGCACACAATGAATATGATCTCCATATCATTTTGCATTTCTCGACAAATATAATCTGTTTCGCTATTCTAAGTGGTTATTTTATTCTGAGTAATGAAGAACTCGTCATTCTTAATTCTTGGGTTCAGGAATTCCTCTATAACTTAAGTGACACAATAAAagctttttctattcttttagttACTGATTTATGGATCGGATTTCACTCGACCCATGGTTGGGAACTAATGATTGGTTCGGTCTACAACGATTTTGGATTGGATCATAACGATCAAATTATATCTGGTCTTGTTTCCACTTTTCCAGTTATTCTAGATACAATTGTGAAATATTGGATCTTCCTTTTTTTAAATCGTGTATCTCCTTCGCTTGTAGTAATTTATCATTCAATGAATGAATAAAGAACTCATTTGATCTTATTATATCAATCAAATCAGAATCTTTCTTCGTGTATAAAGAAAGTATTTTCAATTTGACTTAATTCTTTATACTTTTATCTGTTCAAGGTATTCGTCCTATATTCCAGTACAATTATTCCAGTACAATGACAGACTCGTGTATAGGGAACTATACTAGCTACCTATCTAATTTATTGTAGAAATTCGGGGATCAATGATTGGACatgcaaaataaaaatactttttcttgggtAAAGGAAGAGATGACTCGATCCATTTCTGTATCGATCATGATATATGTAATAACTCGGGCATCTATTTCAAATGCATATCCCATTTTTGCGCAGCAGGGTTATGAAAACCCGCGAGAAGCAACGGGACGAATTGTATGTGCCAATTGCCATTTAGCTAATAAACCCGTGGATATTGAAGTTCCGCAAGCTGTGCTTCCTGATACTGTATTTGAAGCAGTTGTTCGAATCCCTTATGATAAGCAACTGAAACAAGTTCTTGCTAATGGTAAAAAGGGGACTTTGAATGTGGGGGCTGTTCTCATTTTACCCGACGGATTCGAATTAGCCCCCCTTGATCGTATTTCTCCTGAGTTGAAAGAAAAGATAGGAAATCTGTCTTTTCAGAGTTATCGTCCcaacaaaagaaatattattgtgATAGGTCCTGTTCCCGGTCAGAAATATAGTGAAATCGTCTTTCCCATTCTTTCCCCCGACCCTGCTACGAAGAAAGACGTTCACTTCTTAAAATATCCCATATACGTAGGTGGGAACAGAGGAAGGGGTCAGATTTATCCTGATGGTAGCAAAAGTAACAATACAGTCTATAATGCTACATCAGCAGGTATAGTAAGCAGAATAGTACGTAAAGAAAAAGGGGGATATGAAATAACCATAGTTGATGCATCGGATGGACATCAAGTGGTTGATATTATACCTCCAGGACCAGAACTTCTTGTTTCAGAGGGTGAATCCATCAAGCTTGATCAACCATTAACAAGCAATCCCAATGTGGGAGGCTTTGGTCAGGGAGATGCAGAAATAGTGCTTCAAGACCCATTACGGGTCCAaggtcttttgttcttcttggcatctgttattttggcacaagtttttttggttcttaaaaagaaacagtttgaaaaggttcaattgtacgaaatgaatttctaggtgcagagattccttaacatcaagttggtaaaaagcgccgaattttttttgatccatacaattatgtatgatcaaaaaatctgtaaacctttttggttgctttgtttatacttttttttcgttTTGCGGGATGTCTGGAATTCATTACTTGTATCCTATTCTTAGTAATAGACAATAGACatacaaagaaagagaatacagagcaaggatgggaaaaatgaaagaaagaaatcctTTTAGGAGGGATTACTAGTCTTACGAGTCTTCTATTCGACACAAGAAAAGGGCGGAAAATCCTTTTTCTTGTGTCGTCTTATAtcgaaataataatgattttttctcctgttcgtCAAAGATTACCATTCCTTCTTTTCCGGGTCCACCAGAACTCTTTTGGTTAGATTCATAGGAAGTTGTGgacaaacaaaaagagagaaaggattagGGGAATAATTGATTGAGCAAATAGAACTTCTTCAATTAACTTAAACTTTTAACTTAGAGAAATTATTCAAGAGAAATTATTCAAACAAATTATATTATAGAGTTTTATAGAGTAAGTTCTATAGAGTAAGTTCTATTAGTAGTTTAGTATAGAAATTATTTGCAGGATGTCTCATGCGTAGAAATCtatataatattgtattattcagaaaatccattgattactcttttcttgtttcttcataagAGTTAATATTATGGAGGAAAGGAAGAACAGAGACTATGAATCAATCAATAGATTCAATTCTTCAAAAACATtattaagaaacaaaagaatagagtGGTTTGAAACATCAGAGCAAAGGATCCGTTTTGTCATTTCATTTCTacgaatataatattttgattatgttgaCTGGCCAATTTGTATGTTATGGAATAGATCATAATCTTCCTATAAGAGTAAGAAAAGAACTCAACGGGACCTTATCGCTCTAATTAGACAAAGGAGGGTAAGGTCCCGTTGAGTTCTTTTCTTACTCTTTCATGTCTACAATCCGGTTTATCCGATTACTAGAGAGATGAACCCAACCCAGAATATGAACCGTAAAAGAAAACACCTATTAAACCGATCACAGGAATACCAGTTACAGTACCAACCAGCCAAAGAGGAATCCTTCCAGTAGTATCGGCCATTTCCCCTACTTTCCTCCACATTTTCTCAAATGGTCGTGCTAGAGACAAAAACAGTCATGGATAATTATGAGGATGGTATCTTTCCGAATGGGATAAGAGAATTCCTactattctctttctttctttcaattgAAGAAATAATTGGAAAATAAAACAGCAAGTACAAAAATGAGTAATAAACCCCAGTATAGACTGGTACGATTCAattcaacattttgttcattCGGGTTTGATTGTGTCATAGCTCTATAATTCAAATTAGGTTTATCGTTGGATGAACTGCATTGCTGATATTGACCCCAAAAAAGAAACGGTAGGTACAGCTAGTCCGTGAACAGCCAACCATCGCACTGTAAAAATTGGATAGGTTCGATCTATGGTCATTGGGGGCCTCCTAAAAGGATTTACTAAATTCATCAAGTTGTTCCAAAGAATCAAAACGGCCGGTTATCAATGGAATACCTTGTCGGCTCTCTGTGAAATACTCGTTTGGCCGAGGACTTCCAAACACGTCGTAAGCTAAACCCGTACTGACGAATAACCAACCCGCAATGAATAGGGAAGGTATAGTAATGCTATGAATGACCCAGTATCGAATACTGGTAATAATATCAGCAAAAGAACGTTCTCCCGTGCTTCCAGACATTCTGAGCTCCACAAATTTTTGTACATTCAAAAAAGGGAATCGATTCCTTGAAAGATGGGATCAGTAAATGGAAAACTACTGATATTGCATCTTTGTGAGATCGTCAATTTTGTACCAAAGGTTTATTTCAAGTATACCGAATCAGTATAGCTATCCTTCCTCTGGCACAGCAACGCAGTCTCGATCGGTACCGAAATGCTAcataattcttttcttctttttttgttccttgtCTATGCATAACTCTATGTTATTCAATAGATCAATAGAAAATTACTCAAATTCCTTATAAGATTTCCATTATTGGATTCATAATAGAAAGTAAAGATCTTGGAAAAGCGTGAATCGATGGTTTCTAATAATTTATGAAGCATATTATAATATTCACACAATTCAATTATATGTATGCGAAATCTATAATAAACCCATTTTTTGGTTAAAAGTTtttttgttcaaatctttttatttCAAGTAATTGGTTGGTcgtataatacaataaatatactgTAATACAAAATACAATAGTATATACTATATTAGTGAAAGAAACAGAACATGAAAGAAACAGAACCCAGTTGGAACAATCCATATTCGTGATGCAACCGTTATTGTATTAGATCCAAAACAAAGGTTCTTTCTTGACCAAACTAGAAGTATGGAACTCCATGATATGGAAAGACAGAATATAGAATCTAAAAGGATAATGGAAGTTGTTCGTCTTTGAATCGAGTTGGAcctgaaaaaaaagaataaaaatataaaaatgaaaaatagagtAAAGGTTTTATTTTTTTCGATAGATCGTGGGacacctttttcttttcattcgaaATATTATGTTATGGGCAATTAAGCAACCTATTACTGTACTGAGTCCAatgagttaaaataaataaaaggtaaataGTATCAGGCCGTTCGTTCCAAAAAGGATTAGATCCTATTGAAAtagaaaggaaatgattaaaatggaattttcaaatccaattcttttattccaaaattacttaaattacttatattttatttaatattttatttaatatttaagtatAAGTCCATAAGTAATTTAAGTTTTGAATGAAGTTACACGGCACAGTTCTTAATTactattacttttacttatactttatattttacttacttttactattactttattcaactcacaaatactttattcaactcacaaatTCCACAATGAATCTGTTGATTCCGAATCATAGGATCGGTCAATGTCACAGCAGATGAATCGAATTTTTCTACCTATGTCACTCTTAGTTAGTCTTATCTATAATGACTGATGAATCCAGAATTTTCAATTGGAACTAAACTAATTCTGTCAATTGATTTTTTCTTGCCGTCGTATTTTGTAAAAATTGAAACTTAGGTAAGTGTTTTATCAACATATGTAGCAAAAGAACATATCTAATTTAGCTCTTTCATGCTTACTATAACTAGTTATTTCGGTTTTCTACTGGCTGCTTTAACTATAACCTCAGCTCTATTCATTGGTTTGAACAAGATACGACTTATTTGAAATGAATTGaatgaaaaattgataaaaacgaaTATTTCTCTGAGATTCCGGGTATTCTATGGTTCTTTCTCACATCAATTGCCAATTCTTGGTCATTGAGATTCACGGATAATTCAGATTaatatttagggatagatcttACCTTTCTTTTTATCCCCTTAAACAAACCGAAATGATTGAAGTTTTTCTATTTGGAATCGTCTTAGGTCTAATTCCTATTACTTTAGCAGGATTATTCGTAACCGCATATTTACAATATAGACGTGGTGATCAGTTGGACCTTTGATTGagtaatatttctttctttttttgattgaCCTCCTGCAGGAAGGAGGTCAAATTCAAGTTACAATTCAACTTTTtgttttgttaaattattaattattttattgtgattcgacATCAAATAAACCGAATCACGCTCTGTAGGATTTGAACCTACGACATCGGGTTTTGGAGACCCGCGTTCTACCGAACTGAACTAAGAGCGCTTTCTTATCCTTATGACAGGAGATACGACTGTACTGTAAAGAAAAGTAATTTTTCTACCCCCAATACGTCTTGCATACATATAGTATGCAAGACCGGAAGATTATGTCCAATTTTAATCGATCTCAATGAATCCCTCGTTACTGCCCATGGGAGAAGTAATAGGTAGGGATGACAGGATTTGAACCCGTGACATTTTGTACCCAAAACAAACGCGCTACCAAGCTGCGCTACATCccttttcaaaattgttgtacagtttcattgtacaaaatccctgtcttgttttccatatcgtcattttctcctccatctatatacaattttcttgtcatttcttctttttggtttcatataataaaagaattatataCATCTGAAACCTAACGTATAAAAAAGTTAATATTTATCAGTAATGCTCAGGAACAAgggattagattttttttcttttacaaaaaaagaaaaaaatctattgCTTCATTGTACATATCTATTTTAGTTAGGAATCCTGTTTAGTTAGGAATTCCGTGTAAAAAAATACAAATGATCTTGAACTACAGCATCTGACCATATATGTATTACAATCCATAATAGAAGGAGGATTTTCAATGCGAGATATAAAAACATATCTCTCCGTGGCACCTGTGCTAAGTACTCTATGGTTTGGGTCTTTAGCAGGCCTATTGATAGAAATTAATCGGTTATTTCCGGATGCCTTGTCATTCCCCTTTTTTTAATTCTAGTTATTGATTGATAtgcgaagaaatgaagaaaattagAGATACAATTCCACGTGACTAAAATTTCGAATTTCGCCCCTATTTTTTCAGTTCTTTAGgataggaaggaaaagaaaaaagtgtatTGAACCTCAGCAAAAATGTGGTAGATCGAAGATCGAATTTTGGAGAACAGAAATGAAAATGTGGATCCAGTCTACGGCGAGTTCCACGAAATCATAGCATAGAAAGAAGATATTTaacttaaataataaataaaataaatattaataaaatattgagatttaggataggaacaattgagagttagaaagaaattgtattatttaattattactccattaaattattactttattattctagtaaaattgttactccattaatataatattaattatcattatataatgaaatgataatTGCAACGAAATACTTAGAAATTCCATTTCTAGTTAGTAACTTCTAtcgattttttttgttcttttcttcttcttcagctcgGATCGAAAATAGAAGAGTTAAGCCGATCCAAAATTCAAAGGAGGTTCATGGCCAAGGGTAAAGATGTCAGAGTCATAGTTATTTTGGAATGTACCAGTTGTGCCCGAAATGATGTCAATAAAGAATCGCCAGGTATTTCTAGATATATTACTCAAAAGAATCGACACAATACGCCTGGTCGATTAGAATTGAGAAAATTTTGTCGCTATTGTAACAAGCATACGATTCATGGAGAAATAAAGAAATAGATCGAACAGAACGCGTGTGCGCTCTcgccaaggaagaggaagaacttaacatatatttagaagaacttaacatatatttaacatacttaacatatatttaacatatataatatacataatgtataatatacataatgtataagatatataatatacataatgtatacaAATCAAAGCCTATTTTGGTCGGATCTGAACTGAAGTGAATAAAGAAAtagaattttagaaataaggAATAAACCATGGATAAATCCAAGCAATCTTTTCGTAAATCCAAGCGATCTTTTCGTAGGCGTTTGCCCCCAATTGGATCGGGGGATCGAATCGATTATAGAAACATGAGTTTAATTAGTCGATTTATTAGTGAACAAGGAAAAATATTATCTAGGCGGGTGAATAGATTGACTTTGAAACAACAACGATTAATTACTATTGCTATAAAGCAAGCCCGTATTTTATCTTTGTTACCTTTTCTTAATAATGAGAAACAATTTGAGAGAGCCGAGTCGATCCCCAGAACTACTGGTCctagaaccaaaaataaatagACATACTCTTCAATTGACTCAAAACTCCAATTGTAACTCAAGCTCAGATTGATGTTTTGTTCGAAAAGGCCTAGAATCTAGAGCGGGTTCCTGtgttataagaaacaaaaaatggagaaaattttttttattgaaacataTTCGTTCATTCCTATTACTatcttaatttctttttattctattttccCGGAGTTCCTTCTCCGGGGAATTCTGTTTCAATCATTCCTGTACTGTATATTACTTTAGAATCTACTTTATTTGATGATCTTGTTGGAAATCATGTAAAGACAATTCTTATTTGATATAGCTATTTGTGCAGGTATTTTACGATTAAGAAGCAATTGCTTCTTGTACAGATTGTGTATTAATCTACTA
Proteins encoded in this window:
- the LOC135663988 gene encoding cytochrome f, with product MQNKNTFSWVKEEMTRSISVSIMIYVITRASISNAYPIFAQQGYENPREATGRIVCANCHLANKPVDIEVPQAVLPDTVFEAVVRIPYDKQLKQVLANGKKGTLNVGAVLILPDGFELAPLDRISPELKEKIGNLSFQSYRPNKRNIIVIGPVPGQKYSEIVFPILSPDPATKKDVHFLKYPIYVGGNRGRGQIYPDGSKSNNTVYNATSAGIVSRIVRKEKGGYEITIVDASDGHQVVDIIPPGPELLVSEGESIKLDQPLTSNPNVGGFGQGDAEIVLQDPLRVQGLLFFLASVILAQVFLVLKKKQFEKVQLYEMNF